The Metabacillus sediminilitoris genome window below encodes:
- a CDS encoding 1,2-dihydroxy-3-keto-5-methylthiopentene dioxygenase — protein MAHIHFQATGQRITNQEEVASFLADQEVIYEQWDITKLPENLQENYNLSDEEKNEILEIFKAEIADISERRGYKAQDIISLSDSTPNLDQLLTNFQQEHHHTDDEVRFIVSGHGVFVIQAKDGQFFDVELSPGDLISVPENTRHYFTLMEDRKVVAIRIFVTTEGWVPVYDKAELNA, from the coding sequence ATGGCACACATTCATTTTCAAGCAACTGGACAAAGAATCACAAATCAAGAGGAAGTTGCAAGCTTTCTTGCTGATCAAGAGGTTATTTACGAGCAATGGGATATTACGAAGTTACCAGAAAATCTTCAAGAGAATTACAATCTAAGCGATGAAGAAAAAAATGAAATCCTAGAAATTTTTAAAGCGGAAATAGCAGATATTTCTGAGCGTCGCGGCTATAAAGCACAAGATATCATTTCATTATCTGATAGCACACCGAATTTAGATCAATTATTAACAAACTTCCAACAAGAACACCACCATACAGATGATGAAGTACGTTTTATTGTGAGTGGACATGGCGTATTTGTTATCCAAGCAAAAGATGGCCAGTTTTTTGATGTTGAATTAAGCCCGGGAGATTTAATCTCAGTTCCAGAGAATACAAGACATTATTTCACTTTAATGGAAGATCGAAAAGTAGTAGCTATTCGAATTTTCGTTACGACTGAAGGCTGGGTACCAGTGTATGATAAAGCGGAATTAAACGCATAA
- a CDS encoding methylthioribulose 1-phosphate dehydratase, producing the protein MSLKESRWEELADIKRVLAKRDWFPGTSGNLAIKVDQQPLTFLVTASGKDKTKESNEDFLLVDKDGKPVENTHLKPSAETLLHVEVYNKTNAGCSLHVHTIDNNVISELYGDKGRITFKGQEIIKAYGLWEEDAEFTIPIIHNHAYIPKLAAEFGEYVKEDAGAVLIRNHGITVWGRNALEAKKYLEASEFLFSYHLKLLAYQSIK; encoded by the coding sequence ATGAGCCTAAAGGAATCTAGATGGGAAGAGCTTGCTGATATTAAACGAGTGTTAGCAAAAAGAGATTGGTTTCCTGGTACAAGTGGAAATTTAGCCATTAAGGTTGATCAACAGCCGCTAACCTTTCTCGTAACAGCAAGTGGTAAAGATAAAACAAAAGAATCGAACGAGGATTTTTTACTTGTTGACAAAGACGGGAAACCTGTTGAAAATACTCATTTAAAGCCATCGGCAGAAACTCTTTTACATGTTGAGGTTTATAATAAAACAAATGCGGGCTGCAGTCTTCATGTTCATACAATTGATAATAATGTGATCTCAGAGCTATATGGTGATAAGGGCAGAATAACCTTTAAAGGGCAAGAAATCATTAAAGCTTATGGACTATGGGAAGAAGATGCGGAATTTACAATCCCGATCATTCACAATCATGCATATATTCCAAAATTGGCAGCAGAATTTGGAGAATATGTGAAAGAGGATGCTGGTGCGGTTTTAATAAGAAATCATGGAATAACGGTTTGGGGAAGAAATGCACTTGAAGCAAAAAAATATTTAGAGGCAAGTGAATTTCTATTTTCATATCATTTAAAATTATTAGCTTATCAATCTATAAAATAA